The Aphis gossypii isolate Hap1 chromosome 3, ASM2018417v2, whole genome shotgun sequence genome includes a region encoding these proteins:
- the LOC114123442 gene encoding zinc finger protein 253-like isoform X2 — translation MSTSEEQTSSKKGKGSNRHTTVTTTTSNGFISKAMIKFLHYQSLKVSNTKNLSNIQMIAQNKIILPKAETGHSTTTMNNTCKTAVADLQCQSLNSSNKNNSIDTLVSTKSQTMVSQIESKALLKKRTATIGNKFTVKNTVVSGNSLETTTIAMGDNNENIVHSIGGKVDLYVCKICNRSFKHPSNLKEHNKIHKLAENKMQPDVIRPHVCNICGLAFRKVSTLTVHHRIHTGEKPFVCNVCGDVFSCSANRSVHMRTHTGYRPYVCKYCGFAFNQSHVLTEHVRLHTGERPYECGLCKMAFVSSGLLRKHTIKKHNKHA, via the exons ATGTCGACCAGTGAAGAACAGACATCGTCTAAAAAAGGAAAGGGATCTAATCGACACACGACAGTTACTACTACCACAAGCAATGGATTTATATCTAAAGCAATGATAAAGTTCTTGCACTATCAATcattaaaagtttcaaatacTAAGAATTTGAGTAACATCCAA atgatagctcaaaataaaattatattgccaAAAGCAGAAACAGGTCACTCAACTACTACCATGAACAATACATGTAAAACTGCAGTGGCTGATTTGCAATGTCAATCAttaaatagttcaaataaaaataattcaattgatACACTAGTCAGTACAAAATCACAAACG atggTGAGCCAAATAGAAAGTAAGGCGTTACTGAAAAAAAGGACAGCTACTATTGGTAACAAATTTACTGTCAAAAATACAGTTGTAAGTGGGAATTCTCTTGAAACTACTACTATAGCCATGGGTGacaataatgaaaacataGTTCATAGTATTGGAGGAAAAGTTGATTTGTATGTGTGCAAGATTTGCAATAGATCTTTTAAACATCCAAGTAACTTGAAAGAGCACAACAAAATACACAAACTAGCTGAAAACAAAATGCAACCAGATGTAATTCGGCCACATGTGTGCAATATCTGCGGATTAGCATTCAGGAAAGTGTCTACTCTAACTGTGCATCATAGAATCCATACTGGGGAGAAGCCGTTTGTGTGCAATGTTTGCGGTGACGTGTTCTCATGTTCGGCCAACCGGTCGGTGCACATGAGGACACATACAGGATACAGGCCATATGTTTGCAAATACTGTGGATTCGCTTTCAACCAATCACATGTGCTGACTGAACATGTGAGGCTACACACTGGCGAAAGGCCTTATGAGTGTGGTCTGTGCAAGATGGCATTTGTGTCTAGTGGCTTACTTAGAAagcatactataaaaaaacacaataaacatGCCTaa
- the LOC114123442 gene encoding zinc finger protein 253-like isoform X1 translates to MSLIMSTSEEQTSSKKGKGSNRHTTVTTTTSNGFISKAMIKFLHYQSLKVSNTKNLSNIQMIAQNKIILPKAETGHSTTTMNNTCKTAVADLQCQSLNSSNKNNSIDTLVSTKSQTMVSQIESKALLKKRTATIGNKFTVKNTVVSGNSLETTTIAMGDNNENIVHSIGGKVDLYVCKICNRSFKHPSNLKEHNKIHKLAENKMQPDVIRPHVCNICGLAFRKVSTLTVHHRIHTGEKPFVCNVCGDVFSCSANRSVHMRTHTGYRPYVCKYCGFAFNQSHVLTEHVRLHTGERPYECGLCKMAFVSSGLLRKHTIKKHNKHA, encoded by the exons ATGTCGCTTATA ATGTCGACCAGTGAAGAACAGACATCGTCTAAAAAAGGAAAGGGATCTAATCGACACACGACAGTTACTACTACCACAAGCAATGGATTTATATCTAAAGCAATGATAAAGTTCTTGCACTATCAATcattaaaagtttcaaatacTAAGAATTTGAGTAACATCCAA atgatagctcaaaataaaattatattgccaAAAGCAGAAACAGGTCACTCAACTACTACCATGAACAATACATGTAAAACTGCAGTGGCTGATTTGCAATGTCAATCAttaaatagttcaaataaaaataattcaattgatACACTAGTCAGTACAAAATCACAAACG atggTGAGCCAAATAGAAAGTAAGGCGTTACTGAAAAAAAGGACAGCTACTATTGGTAACAAATTTACTGTCAAAAATACAGTTGTAAGTGGGAATTCTCTTGAAACTACTACTATAGCCATGGGTGacaataatgaaaacataGTTCATAGTATTGGAGGAAAAGTTGATTTGTATGTGTGCAAGATTTGCAATAGATCTTTTAAACATCCAAGTAACTTGAAAGAGCACAACAAAATACACAAACTAGCTGAAAACAAAATGCAACCAGATGTAATTCGGCCACATGTGTGCAATATCTGCGGATTAGCATTCAGGAAAGTGTCTACTCTAACTGTGCATCATAGAATCCATACTGGGGAGAAGCCGTTTGTGTGCAATGTTTGCGGTGACGTGTTCTCATGTTCGGCCAACCGGTCGGTGCACATGAGGACACATACAGGATACAGGCCATATGTTTGCAAATACTGTGGATTCGCTTTCAACCAATCACATGTGCTGACTGAACATGTGAGGCTACACACTGGCGAAAGGCCTTATGAGTGTGGTCTGTGCAAGATGGCATTTGTGTCTAGTGGCTTACTTAGAAagcatactataaaaaaacacaataaacatGCCTaa
- the LOC114123442 gene encoding zinc finger protein ZFP2-like isoform X4, which produces MSTSEEQTSSKKGKGSNRHTTVTTTTSNGFISKAMIKFLHYQSLKVSNTKNLSNIQMIAQNKIILPKAETGHSTTTMNNTCKTAVADLQCQSLNSSNKNNSIDTLMVSQIESKALLKKRTATIGNKFTVKNTVVSGNSLETTTIAMGDNNENIVHSIGGKVDLYVCKICNRSFKHPSNLKEHNKIHKLAENKMQPDVIRPHVCNICGLAFRKVSTLTVHHRIHTGEKPFVCNVCGDVFSCSANRSVHMRTHTGYRPYVCKYCGFAFNQSHVLTEHVRLHTGERPYECGLCKMAFVSSGLLRKHTIKKHNKHA; this is translated from the exons ATGTCGACCAGTGAAGAACAGACATCGTCTAAAAAAGGAAAGGGATCTAATCGACACACGACAGTTACTACTACCACAAGCAATGGATTTATATCTAAAGCAATGATAAAGTTCTTGCACTATCAATcattaaaagtttcaaatacTAAGAATTTGAGTAACATCCAA atgatagctcaaaataaaattatattgccaAAAGCAGAAACAGGTCACTCAACTACTACCATGAACAATACATGTAAAACTGCAGTGGCTGATTTGCAATGTCAATCAttaaatagttcaaataaaaataattcaattgatACACTA atggTGAGCCAAATAGAAAGTAAGGCGTTACTGAAAAAAAGGACAGCTACTATTGGTAACAAATTTACTGTCAAAAATACAGTTGTAAGTGGGAATTCTCTTGAAACTACTACTATAGCCATGGGTGacaataatgaaaacataGTTCATAGTATTGGAGGAAAAGTTGATTTGTATGTGTGCAAGATTTGCAATAGATCTTTTAAACATCCAAGTAACTTGAAAGAGCACAACAAAATACACAAACTAGCTGAAAACAAAATGCAACCAGATGTAATTCGGCCACATGTGTGCAATATCTGCGGATTAGCATTCAGGAAAGTGTCTACTCTAACTGTGCATCATAGAATCCATACTGGGGAGAAGCCGTTTGTGTGCAATGTTTGCGGTGACGTGTTCTCATGTTCGGCCAACCGGTCGGTGCACATGAGGACACATACAGGATACAGGCCATATGTTTGCAAATACTGTGGATTCGCTTTCAACCAATCACATGTGCTGACTGAACATGTGAGGCTACACACTGGCGAAAGGCCTTATGAGTGTGGTCTGTGCAAGATGGCATTTGTGTCTAGTGGCTTACTTAGAAagcatactataaaaaaacacaataaacatGCCTaa
- the LOC114123442 gene encoding zinc finger protein ZFP2-like isoform X3 gives MSLIMSTSEEQTSSKKGKGSNRHTTVTTTTSNGFISKAMIKFLHYQSLKVSNTKNLSNIQMIAQNKIILPKAETGHSTTTMNNTCKTAVADLQCQSLNSSNKNNSIDTLMVSQIESKALLKKRTATIGNKFTVKNTVVSGNSLETTTIAMGDNNENIVHSIGGKVDLYVCKICNRSFKHPSNLKEHNKIHKLAENKMQPDVIRPHVCNICGLAFRKVSTLTVHHRIHTGEKPFVCNVCGDVFSCSANRSVHMRTHTGYRPYVCKYCGFAFNQSHVLTEHVRLHTGERPYECGLCKMAFVSSGLLRKHTIKKHNKHA, from the exons ATGTCGCTTATA ATGTCGACCAGTGAAGAACAGACATCGTCTAAAAAAGGAAAGGGATCTAATCGACACACGACAGTTACTACTACCACAAGCAATGGATTTATATCTAAAGCAATGATAAAGTTCTTGCACTATCAATcattaaaagtttcaaatacTAAGAATTTGAGTAACATCCAA atgatagctcaaaataaaattatattgccaAAAGCAGAAACAGGTCACTCAACTACTACCATGAACAATACATGTAAAACTGCAGTGGCTGATTTGCAATGTCAATCAttaaatagttcaaataaaaataattcaattgatACACTA atggTGAGCCAAATAGAAAGTAAGGCGTTACTGAAAAAAAGGACAGCTACTATTGGTAACAAATTTACTGTCAAAAATACAGTTGTAAGTGGGAATTCTCTTGAAACTACTACTATAGCCATGGGTGacaataatgaaaacataGTTCATAGTATTGGAGGAAAAGTTGATTTGTATGTGTGCAAGATTTGCAATAGATCTTTTAAACATCCAAGTAACTTGAAAGAGCACAACAAAATACACAAACTAGCTGAAAACAAAATGCAACCAGATGTAATTCGGCCACATGTGTGCAATATCTGCGGATTAGCATTCAGGAAAGTGTCTACTCTAACTGTGCATCATAGAATCCATACTGGGGAGAAGCCGTTTGTGTGCAATGTTTGCGGTGACGTGTTCTCATGTTCGGCCAACCGGTCGGTGCACATGAGGACACATACAGGATACAGGCCATATGTTTGCAAATACTGTGGATTCGCTTTCAACCAATCACATGTGCTGACTGAACATGTGAGGCTACACACTGGCGAAAGGCCTTATGAGTGTGGTCTGTGCAAGATGGCATTTGTGTCTAGTGGCTTACTTAGAAagcatactataaaaaaacacaataaacatGCCTaa